One genomic segment of Ehrlichia chaffeensis str. Arkansas includes these proteins:
- a CDS encoding ribonucleoside-diphosphate reductase subunit alpha: MGTVIVDYERDNNLTAFGKAVLSDRYLLENEDYQQLFVRISEYYSDNPEHAQRLYDYMSQLWFMPATPILSNGGTNRGLPVSCFLNETEDSLRGIVNLWNENVWLASKGGGIGSYWGNLRSIGEKVRGSGKTSGIIPFIVVQNALTLAISQGSLRRGSSAVYLPVWHPEIEEFLDLRKPTGGDPNRKALNIHHGVVLSNKFMKCVENDEPWDLISPKDQSVLFTIKARDIWIKILTTRVETGEPYILFIDQVDNNKPEIYKRLNLDIKMSNLCTEITLTTGYDHLNKSRTAICCLASLNLEYYEQWKDNSLFIEDVMRFLDNVLTDFIEKAPSEMERAKYSAMRERSIGVGVMGFHSFLQSKMIPFESVAATIWNKKIFSHIRKHADAASYNIAMEKGSCLDAQDAGIVERFVNKLSIAPTASISIIAGNTSPGIEPYAANVFTHKTLTGSFIVRNKFLQKLLKLKGKDNEQVWSSISTNEGSVQHLDFLTEEEKLIFKTAYELDQRWIIEHTSDRSKYICQAQSVNIFLPANVHKRYLHKIHFLAWRKGLKSLYYCRSKSIQRADKVSHGALEKSIEQYKQITNFDYNECLSCQ, translated from the coding sequence ATGGGGACAGTAATTGTTGATTATGAAAGAGATAATAATCTTACAGCTTTTGGCAAAGCTGTATTGTCTGATAGGTATTTACTTGAAAATGAAGATTATCAACAACTGTTTGTAAGAATTTCTGAATATTATTCAGACAATCCAGAACATGCACAAAGGTTGTATGATTATATGAGTCAACTATGGTTTATGCCTGCTACTCCTATACTAAGTAATGGTGGTACAAATAGAGGGTTGCCAGTTTCATGTTTTCTCAATGAAACAGAAGATAGTTTAAGAGGTATTGTTAATTTATGGAATGAAAATGTATGGTTGGCATCTAAGGGTGGTGGAATAGGAAGTTATTGGGGAAATTTGCGTTCTATAGGTGAAAAAGTACGTGGTAGTGGTAAAACTTCTGGTATTATACCGTTTATTGTAGTCCAAAATGCTTTAACTTTGGCAATTAGTCAAGGATCATTACGTCGGGGTAGTTCTGCTGTATATTTGCCTGTTTGGCATCCAGAGATTGAAGAATTCTTAGATTTAAGAAAACCAACAGGTGGTGACCCTAATAGAAAAGCATTAAATATACATCATGGGGTTGTATTATCAAATAAATTCATGAAATGTGTAGAAAATGATGAACCATGGGATTTGATCAGCCCTAAAGATCAGTCGGTACTTTTTACTATAAAAGCACGTGATATATGGATAAAAATTTTGACAACAAGAGTTGAAACAGGTGAGCCATATATATTATTTATTGACCAAGTTGATAACAATAAACCTGAAATTTATAAAAGACTGAATTTAGACATAAAAATGTCTAATTTATGTACAGAAATAACTCTCACTACTGGATATGATCATTTAAATAAGTCACGTACTGCTATATGTTGTCTTGCATCATTGAATCTTGAATATTATGAACAATGGAAGGACAATTCGTTGTTTATTGAAGATGTTATGAGGTTTCTTGATAATGTGCTAACTGATTTTATAGAAAAAGCTCCTAGTGAAATGGAAAGAGCAAAATATTCTGCGATGCGTGAACGTAGTATAGGAGTTGGAGTGATGGGGTTCCATTCATTTTTGCAAAGTAAAATGATACCCTTTGAATCTGTAGCAGCTACAATATGGAATAAAAAGATATTTTCTCATATAAGAAAACATGCAGATGCTGCGTCTTATAATATTGCTATGGAAAAAGGTTCTTGTCTTGATGCACAAGATGCTGGTATTGTAGAGAGGTTTGTAAATAAGTTATCTATTGCTCCTACTGCATCAATTTCTATTATTGCTGGAAATACTTCTCCTGGTATTGAACCATATGCAGCAAATGTTTTTACACATAAAACTTTAACTGGTTCTTTTATTGTAAGAAATAAGTTTTTGCAAAAATTGTTAAAGCTAAAAGGTAAAGATAATGAACAGGTATGGTCTTCTATATCAACTAATGAGGGATCTGTACAGCATTTGGATTTTTTAACTGAAGAAGAAAAATTAATATTTAAAACTGCATATGAACTTGATCAAAGGTGGATAATTGAGCATACAAGCGATAGATCAAAATATATATGCCAGGCACAATCTGTAAATATTTTTCTTCCTGCTAATGTTCACAAAAGGTATTTGCATAAAATACATTTTCTTGCTTGGAGGAAAGGATTGAAAAGTTTGTATTACTGTAGATCAAAATCAATCCAACGTGCAGATAAAGTATCTCATGGGGCATTAGAAAAATCAATTGAACAATATAAGCAAATTACAAACTTTGATTATAATGAGTGTTTATCTTGTCAGTAG
- a CDS encoding polyprenyl synthetase family protein yields MKHHSSLLVKQLESILPENNQDILLTSMRYSMFAPGKHIRPFLVNASAQIFNVNVDRILPVSAAVEIIHVYSLIHDDLPGIDNENIRRGQASSHKKFNEAIAILTGDALLTLAFEILSTIDESPFIRCCMIKALAKALGYQGMIQGQILDTETIAKDTNDIQAIHVLKTAQFFSVACELGGILGNASNIELNALANYGLNLGHAFQVKDDIADANQDKSKNNILNILNNEDAQNYLNSLIDKSIEHLTILSHKADILHSLAEFIRNL; encoded by the coding sequence ATGAAACATCATAGTAGCTTACTCGTCAAACAACTAGAAAGTATTCTACCAGAAAATAATCAAGATATATTATTAACATCCATGAGGTATTCTATGTTTGCACCTGGCAAGCATATACGTCCTTTTCTCGTTAATGCTTCTGCCCAAATATTCAACGTTAATGTAGATAGAATTCTACCTGTCAGTGCAGCTGTAGAAATTATACATGTTTATTCATTAATACATGATGATTTACCAGGTATAGATAACGAAAACATACGTCGAGGACAAGCAAGTTCCCACAAAAAATTTAACGAAGCAATTGCAATATTAACTGGTGACGCACTATTAACTCTAGCATTTGAAATATTATCAACAATTGATGAATCACCATTTATACGTTGCTGTATGATAAAAGCATTAGCTAAAGCTTTAGGTTATCAAGGCATGATACAAGGACAAATACTTGATACAGAAACTATAGCAAAAGACACAAATGATATACAAGCCATCCACGTGTTGAAAACAGCCCAATTTTTCTCTGTAGCATGTGAATTAGGAGGAATATTAGGGAATGCATCAAATATTGAATTAAATGCTCTAGCTAACTACGGATTAAACCTTGGACATGCTTTTCAAGTAAAAGATGACATTGCTGACGCAAATCAGGATAAATCAAAAAACAACATCCTCAATATATTAAATAACGAAGATGCTCAAAACTATCTTAATAGCTTGATAGACAAATCTATCGAACATTTAACTATTCTTTCACATAAAGCAGATATCCTACACAGTTTAGCTGAGTTTATAAGAAATTTATAA